One Ricinus communis isolate WT05 ecotype wild-type chromosome 2, ASM1957865v1, whole genome shotgun sequence DNA segment encodes these proteins:
- the LOC8281716 gene encoding protein DETOXIFICATION 27 isoform X1 → MGIREEQRYPLLLSVTEEEDGPQQLPCQQCNGIYTLVQETWLESIKIWEIAGPSIFSRLAMFSMTVITQAFAGHLSDINLAAISIATTVIIAVSFGFLLGMASALETLCGQAYGAKQYHILGLYMQRSWIVLFLCSILLLPMFLFATPILKLIGQPEEVAEQTGLVAIWLIPFHFSFPFQFTLQRFLQSQLQTGVIALVSGGALLIHVFVSWVFVYKLRVGIVGTAITLDFSWWVSVLGMFVYCVCGGCPVSWTGFSTQAFVGLWPFFKLSAASGIMLLFENLYYRVLIIISGYLQETEVAVDALSICISIYAWESMIPLGFLAATGVRVANELGAGNAKGAKIATTVSILTSLVIGLFFFLIIMAFSEQLAMLFTSSSSVIAMVNELAVLLAFTILLNCIQPVLSGVAVGCGWQALVAFINIGSYYIVGVPLGVCLGWLLHFGFTQGIWAGLIIGTVVQTLILTIVTMKCEWEKEAEKARLHITNGATFS, encoded by the exons ATGGGAATTAGAGAAGAACAGCGGTATCCTCTGCTGCTTTCAGTcacagaagaagaagatggacCACAGCAACTACCTTGTCAACAATGCAACGGTATATATACTTTGGTCCAAGAAACATGGTTGGAATCAATCAAGATATGGGAAATCGCGGGTCCCTCTATCTTCAGCCGTCTTGCTATGTTCTCCATGACCGTTATCACCCAAGCTTTCGCAGGACACCTCAGTGACATCAACCTCGCTGCTATTTCTATAGCTACCACTGTCATCATTGCCGTTAGTTTCGGTTTCTTG CTAGGCATGGCAAGTGCATTAGAAACGCTATGTGGGCAAGCTTATGGAGCCAAGCAATACCACATACTAGGCTTGTATATGCAACGTTCTTggattgttttatttttgtgttcaATTTTATTACTACCTATGTTCTTGTTTGCAACTCCAATCTTGAAATTGATAGGACAGCCTGAAGAGGTTGCTGAGCAGACAGGTTTGGTGGCAATTTGGTTaattccttttcattttagcTTCCCTTTTCAGTTCACATTGCAAAGGTTCTTGCAGAGCCAGTTACAGACCGGGGTTATCGCTTTGGTATCTGGTGGTGCTCTTCTGATCCATGTGTTTGTGAGTTGGGTTTTTGTTTACAAGTTGAGAGTTGGGATTGTTGGCACTGCAATTACTCTTGATTTCTCTTGGTGGGTGTCCGTTTTGGGAATGTTTGTGTATTGTGTTTGTGGTGGTTGTCCAGTTTCTTGGACTGGTTTCTCTACACAAGCTTTTGTTGGACTTTGGCCGTTCTTTAAACTCTCTGCGGCTTCTGGGATCATGCTTTT GTTCGAGAATCTCTACTATAGAGTGTTGATTATCATATCTGGGTATTTGCAAGAGACTGAGGTTGCAGTTGACGCCCTTTCCATTTG CATATCTATCTATGCTTGGGAATCTATGATTCCACTTGGATTTTTGGCTGCCACTGG AGTACGGGTTGCAAATGAGCTTGGCGCAGGCAATGCAAAAGGTGCCAAAATTGCAACTACAGTGTCAATATTGACCTCCCTAGTTATTGgattgttctttttcttaatcatCATGGCTTTCTCTGAGCAACTTGCAATGCTCTTTACATCAAGCTCCTCTGTCATTGCAATGGTTAACGAGTTGGCAGTTTTACTGGCATTCACCATTCTCCTCAATTGCATTCAACCAGTTCTTTCAG GTGTGGCAGTTGGATGCGGTTGGCAAGCATTGGTAGCATTTATAAACATTGGCAGCTACTACATAGTTGGGGTGCCTCTTGGGGTCTGCTTAGGGTGGCTGCTCCACTTTGGTTTCACA CAGGGTATTTGGGCTGGATTGATTATTGGAACAGTGGTCCAGACATTGATACTGACCATAGTCACCATGAAATGCGAATGGGAGAAGGAG GCAGAGAAAGCTCGACTTCACATAACCAATGGAGCTACGTTTAGCTGA
- the LOC8281716 gene encoding protein DETOXIFICATION 27 isoform X2 — translation MGIREEQRYPLLLSVTEEEDGPQQLPCQQCNGIYTLVQETWLESIKIWEIAGPSIFSRLAMFSMTVITQAFAGHLSDINLAAISIATTVIIAVSFGFLLGMASALETLCGQAYGAKQYHILGLYMQRSWIVLFLCSILLLPMFLFATPILKLIGQPEEVAEQTGLVAIWLIPFHFSFPFQFTLQRFLQSQLQTGVIALVSGGALLIHVFVSWVFVYKLRVGIVGTAITLDFSWWVSVLGMFVYCVCGGCPVSWTGFSTQAFVGLWPFFKLSAASGIMLLFENLYYRVLIIISGYLQETEVAVDALSICISIYAWESMIPLGFLAATGVRVANELGAGNAKGAKIATTVSILTSLVIGLFFFLIIMAFSEQLAMLFTSSSSVIAMVNELAVLLAFTILLNCIQPVLSGVAVGCGWQALVAFINIGSYYIVGVPLGVCLGWLLHFGFTGIWAGLIIGTVVQTLILTIVTMKCEWEKEAEKARLHITNGATFS, via the exons ATGGGAATTAGAGAAGAACAGCGGTATCCTCTGCTGCTTTCAGTcacagaagaagaagatggacCACAGCAACTACCTTGTCAACAATGCAACGGTATATATACTTTGGTCCAAGAAACATGGTTGGAATCAATCAAGATATGGGAAATCGCGGGTCCCTCTATCTTCAGCCGTCTTGCTATGTTCTCCATGACCGTTATCACCCAAGCTTTCGCAGGACACCTCAGTGACATCAACCTCGCTGCTATTTCTATAGCTACCACTGTCATCATTGCCGTTAGTTTCGGTTTCTTG CTAGGCATGGCAAGTGCATTAGAAACGCTATGTGGGCAAGCTTATGGAGCCAAGCAATACCACATACTAGGCTTGTATATGCAACGTTCTTggattgttttatttttgtgttcaATTTTATTACTACCTATGTTCTTGTTTGCAACTCCAATCTTGAAATTGATAGGACAGCCTGAAGAGGTTGCTGAGCAGACAGGTTTGGTGGCAATTTGGTTaattccttttcattttagcTTCCCTTTTCAGTTCACATTGCAAAGGTTCTTGCAGAGCCAGTTACAGACCGGGGTTATCGCTTTGGTATCTGGTGGTGCTCTTCTGATCCATGTGTTTGTGAGTTGGGTTTTTGTTTACAAGTTGAGAGTTGGGATTGTTGGCACTGCAATTACTCTTGATTTCTCTTGGTGGGTGTCCGTTTTGGGAATGTTTGTGTATTGTGTTTGTGGTGGTTGTCCAGTTTCTTGGACTGGTTTCTCTACACAAGCTTTTGTTGGACTTTGGCCGTTCTTTAAACTCTCTGCGGCTTCTGGGATCATGCTTTT GTTCGAGAATCTCTACTATAGAGTGTTGATTATCATATCTGGGTATTTGCAAGAGACTGAGGTTGCAGTTGACGCCCTTTCCATTTG CATATCTATCTATGCTTGGGAATCTATGATTCCACTTGGATTTTTGGCTGCCACTGG AGTACGGGTTGCAAATGAGCTTGGCGCAGGCAATGCAAAAGGTGCCAAAATTGCAACTACAGTGTCAATATTGACCTCCCTAGTTATTGgattgttctttttcttaatcatCATGGCTTTCTCTGAGCAACTTGCAATGCTCTTTACATCAAGCTCCTCTGTCATTGCAATGGTTAACGAGTTGGCAGTTTTACTGGCATTCACCATTCTCCTCAATTGCATTCAACCAGTTCTTTCAG GTGTGGCAGTTGGATGCGGTTGGCAAGCATTGGTAGCATTTATAAACATTGGCAGCTACTACATAGTTGGGGTGCCTCTTGGGGTCTGCTTAGGGTGGCTGCTCCACTTTGGTTTCACA GGTATTTGGGCTGGATTGATTATTGGAACAGTGGTCCAGACATTGATACTGACCATAGTCACCATGAAATGCGAATGGGAGAAGGAG GCAGAGAAAGCTCGACTTCACATAACCAATGGAGCTACGTTTAGCTGA